Genomic window (Rossellomorea aquimaris):
GTTTCAAGATCGATAACAACGAGTTTAAATGGGTACATGTTCTTCACTGCCTTTATTTAGATCCTACATCATACTCTTATGATTTCTAAATAAGTGTACCATAAACAAAAAAGCAAGTCTCCTATTCACAAATTAGAAGACTTGCCGATTTCTTTTATAGTATTGTCGCTTCAGGTTCTGTTCCGATCATGTCAATGATACGGTTATTTTCTCCCATGATAGCTACTTTCGGGATATGGTCATGTACCATTTCTTCAGCTACCAGTTTATACGATATGATGATGACAATATCACCTTTTTGCACAAGTCTTGCAGCAGCTCCGTTCAAACATATGACGCCGCTTCCTCTTTCACCTGGTATAATGTAAGTCTCCAGACGTGCT
Coding sequences:
- the panD gene encoding aspartate 1-decarboxylase, with the translated sequence MFRTMMSGKIHRATVTEANLDYVGSITIDQDILDAVGMMANEKVQIVNNNNGARLETYIIPGERGSGVICLNGAAARLVQKGDIVIIISYKLVAEEMVHDHIPKVAIMGENNRIIDMIGTEPEATIL